Proteins encoded by one window of Passer domesticus isolate bPasDom1 chromosome 10, bPasDom1.hap1, whole genome shotgun sequence:
- the SPC25 gene encoding kinetochore protein Spc25: MGNAQAEDEVALFERDMKEFWIQFKISYGTEQNNQTSALRDLCKETLEALSEKWSKKLKEEDVMIDKIHEYNNEILQQSKYVAEKEEELTEIKSKLSQEQEQQKNLTDSIQELKEELMKKMEIKASKNKAAKEKMEQVSKIKTLFKEHLALEMRRIPDEQLQFIFRHIDHKDPDKPYTCTISINEQGDYEVTSCTPPLDCIAELQLKLRETNNFSAFVANIRKAFTALSYKQSA, from the exons TGGATCCAGTTTAAAATCAGTTATGGCACTGAACAGAACAATCAGACGTCAGCGCTGAGAGATTTGTGCAAGGAGACTTTAGAAGCTCTTTCAG AGAAATGGTCCAAGAAGCTGAAAGAAGAGGATGTGATGATTGACAAAATTCACGAGTATAACAATG AGATTCTCCAGCAGAGCAAATATGTAGCAGAAAAGGAAGAGGAGTtgacagaaataaaatcaaagctAAGTCAAGaacaagagcagcagaagaacTTGACTGACAGCATCCAAGAGCTTAAAGAAGAGTTgatgaagaaaatggaaa TAAAAGCTTCTAAAAATAAAGCTGCCAAGGAGAAAATGGAACAAGTGAGCAAGATTAAAACACTGTTTAAAGAGCATCTTGCACTGGAGATGCGCAGAATTCCAG aCGAGCAATTACAGTTTATATTCAGACACATTGACCACAAAGATCCTGATAAGCCATACACGTGTACCATTTCCATAAATGAACAAGGGGACTATGAAG TGACTTCCTGTACTCCTCCTCTGGACTGTATTGCAGAGTTACAGCTTAAACTGAGAGAAACTAacaatttttctgcatttgttgCCAACATCAGAAAAGCTTTCACTGCTTTATCATACAAACAGTCTGCATGA